CGTGTGGGCGAACCGGGAGAACAACGTCCGCACCGGCTTTTCCATGCCCTTGCGGCCGAGCCTGCGCCTGGCCTGGGACGGCATGATCCGGCCGCGCTGGCTGCTGGGCACCTTCGCGCGCACCTTGCTGCGCCACGGCATGCCGCATTTCGAGAACTCCTTCGCCACGCGCGGCGCGCCCATGCTGTCGCTGAGCGCCCTACGCGACACGACCGGGCGCGAACACCTGAACTGGGAACACGTCCGGGCCATCCGCAAGCAGTGGCGCGGCAATCTGGTGATCAAGGGCCTGCTGCACGAGGGCGACGCCTTGAAGGCGCTGGACTGCGGCGCCGACGGCATCATCGTTTCCAACCATGGCGGACGCCAGCTCGACGGCGCGGTGGCGCCCTTGCGCGCGCTGCCGGGCATCGTCGACGCGGTGGGCGGCCGCATGACGGTGATGATGGACGGCGGCGTGCGGCGCGGCGGCGACGTGCTCAAGGCCCTGGCGCTGGGCGCCGCCTGCGTGTTCGCGGGCCGTCCCTTCATGTACGCGGCGGCGGTGGGCGGCCGCGAGGGCGTGGATCACGCCCTGACGCTGCTGCACGAGGAAGTGTCGCGCAACCTGGCGATGCTGGGCCTGAACAGCATCGCCGAGCTGGGGCCGGACAGCCTGTTCCGGCAATGGCCGGCGATGGAAGGCGGCGCCGGCTCGGCGGGAAGCGGCGGCTGACGTTGCCGGCGGGGCGGGGCGCGGCTATCCTCCTCGGATCGCCCGCGCCATGCGGGGCCAAGGAGGAGTCCGTATGTCCAAGTCCCCGGTTCTGAAGAACTTTGTTTCGCTGAGCACCGCTACGCCGAGGCGTTCGATCCCGACGCGTTCTCCGGGGACGGACGCTCGTTCGCGGGGCGCGATCCGCCATGTCCTGGCCCTCGCGGCCTTGCTCGCCTGGGCGCCCGCGCACGCCGCGGAGCCGCCGGTCCAGGAACGCCTGCAAGGCTGCGCCGGGAAGAAGCAGGACATCGAGCGCGAGCTGCGCTATGCCCGGGAAAGCGGCAACAAGGCCCGCGTGCAGGGCCTGCAGGCGGCGCTGGCGGGCGCTGACCAGTGCACCGACGCCGGCTTGCGGCAGGAACGCGAGGGCAAGGTGCGCGACGCCCAGGCCAAGGTCAAGGAGCGCGAGGACGAGCTCGCCGAAAAGCAGGCCAAGGGCAAGAAGAAGGACATCGCCAAGGCGCAGCGCAAGCTCGACGAGGCGCGCGCCGACCTCAGTGCCGCCCAGGCGGAACTCTATCGCTGACCCGCCGTCCGACCCTCTGGTCCCGCGCGCCGGCATGCGGCATGCGGGAGGCCGCAGCGCCGCGCCGGCGCCCTGGCGCGCCAGGCGCCGGCCTCCGGATGCCGGATGCCCGGGAACGATAGTTGCTGACGCCGCGCCTCGGCCGGGTCGTCCCGGGGTAGCGATGGACGGCCGCCTGAGGCTAGCATTAGGGTCGCGCGCGGCGCGATGGAGTTGTTGATATGGCAAAGATTATGGTGGTCGATGATGAGGCCGCCCTCGCAAGAATCGTACGTGATGCCCTGGCCAACGCGGGGCATCGCGTCTATATGGAAACCGATGGGCTGGCGGCGCTGTCGCGCATGGTCGAGCTGAAACCGGATCTGGTGATTTCCGACGTCATGATGCCCGGCATGGGCGGCGCGTCCCTCCTGACCGCCATGCGGGACAATGCCTACCTGCAGGAAGTGCCTTGCATCGTCATGAGCGGCCTGCCCGAGGACTCCGTGTCGGTCGCCTGCGGCGACAACTATTCGGCCTTCCTGGCCAAGCCCTTCGACCTGGATGACCTGGTGACGGTCGTGGGCCGGACCTTGAACGGCCACGCTTGAACCGGCGCTGTCGCCGAACCGGGCGAACCGCCGGCCCCGCGAATCCACGCTTGGCCACGCCTGGCCCCCCCGGCGCGGCCGCCTCAGGCCGCGCCGGCTTCCGCGCGCCGGGCGGCGCGCGACAACAGGGCGCAGACGCAGAAGTAGAACAGCGCCACGCTGGCATAGAGTTCGACGTGGTAGGGCCGCCAGACGGTATCCGCGACCACGGCCTTGGCCGCGCCCAGCAGGTCGAAGACCCCGATGATGCCCACCAGCGAGGTGTCCTTGACGGCGCCGACGAAGACGCCCAATGCGGCCGGCGTGCCGATGCGGCGGGCTTGCGGCCAGACGACGTGCCAATAGGCGGACGCCGTCGTCATGCCGAGGGCGCGCGCGGCACTCAGTTGTCCCGCCGGCACCGCCTGCAGGGCGCCGCGCAGCACTTCGGCCAGCAGGCAGGCGGTGTGCAGCGCCAGGGCCGCCAGCGCCATCCAGAACTTGGCGATGCCGCCGTCGAAAAGCAGCGGCAGCACGAAGGACGCGAACAGCAGTTGCGCCGGCAGGGGCACGCCGCGCGCGGCTTCGATGACGAGCGCCGCCGGCCAGGCCAGGAGGGCGCGCCGCGCGCGCCGGGCCAGCGCCAGCAGCATGGCCAGCGGCAGGGCGAGCAGCAGCGCGGCGACGGCCAGCAGCAGGGTGGCCAGCAGGCCGTTCCAGCGCGGCACGGGCAAGGCATGGCCCCAGGGCCAGCCGGCCAGGGCGGACAGCGCGACGACTCCCGCCAGGCCGGCCGCATACAGCCGTGCCCGCCAGGGCCAGCCGCCGGCCAGCGCGCCGCTCCACACGCCGGCGGCCAGGGCGACGATGGCCACGGTGGCCGCGGGCCGGTCCGCCGCCGGCATCGTGCCGTAGACCAGCAAGGGGAAGTTCAGCCGCACGGCCGCCCAGCAGGCGCCGGCGCCATCGGCGGCGCAGGCGGTCGGATCCCGCCATATGGCGTCCAGCAGTCCCCAGGACGACAGGCGCCACGCCAGCCACCCCAATAGCCCCGACGTCAGCAGCGTCACGACGACGCGCGCGGGCGTGCCCCACAGCGCGGCGGCGGCCAGGCGGGAAGACGGTAGCCGGGCGCCCCAGCGCGGACCGTGGAAACTGCCGGCGTCCTGCCGGCTCAGGCGCCGGTTCCAGGCCGCCAGTCCGGCGCCGAGCGACATGGCGAGCGCCAGGTATATCCCCGTCGCCAGCGTCATGCCTTCGAGCGCCAGGCCCGTCTGCGTGATCGCGGTGTTGATCACGGCCATGAGATCCTGGTAGCCGATGGCGATGGCCAGCGTGCTGTTCTTGATGACGGCCAGGCATTGGTTGGCGTAGGGCGGCAGGCCGGCGCGCGCGGCGTTGGGCAGGATGACGCGGCGCCACAGCCGGCCCGGCGTCAGGGCCAGCGCCTGGCCCGCCTCGACCAGGCCCAGCGGAACCGCGCGTACGGCGCCGCGCATGATGTCCGCGATGTACGCCGCATGGAAAACCGCCAGGCCCAGGATCAGCGCGGCGAACTCGACGCTGATCTGCCAGCCGCCGCGCAGGCCGAAGCCTTGCCTGCGGGGGAGGTCGAGCGTTGCCGCGGGGGCCTCCAACCATAGCCATGCGAGGAGGGCCAACGCCAGCGCCGCCAGTATCGACCAGCGCCGGGCGCCGGCCGCGCGCGCCGGCGCGCCGCCCGGCTTCCCGGTCCGTGGCTTCCCGGCGCCCGCGCTTCCGCGCCGCAGCGTCCAGGCGGCGCTCGCCCAGGCCGCCAGCGCCGCCGCATAAGGCCATGCGCCGTGCGGCGCGGGCAAGGCCAGGCCGCGATTGGACAGGAGCACGCCGGGCAGGGGCGTCCACGCATGGCGCACGTCGGGCAGGTTGAGCAGCAGGCCGTACCAGACGAACAACTGCAGCAGGACCGGCGTGTTGCGCAGGGGCTCGACCGCCAGGGCGCCGGCGCGCGCCAGCAGCGGGTGGCGCGACAGGCGCATCAGGCCCAGCACCCCGCCCAGCAAGGTCGCGCAAGGCAGGGCGATCGCCGCCACGGTCAGGGTGTTGACCAGGCCGGCGACGAGGGCCAGCCCGTAGGACTGCTCGGGCGCGACCGCGAACAGGCCTTCGGCCATGCGAAAGCCCGCGGCCTGTTCGAGGAAGCCGAAGCCGCCCCGCACCCCGCGCGCCGTCTGCGCATGCTGCAGATACGCCAGCAGGAACGCCGCCAGGGCGGCCAGGAGCAGACCGCCGCCGGCGGCGCCGAGCAGGCGTCGCACGGTTACTGGAAGGGCGGCGAATACAGCAGGCCGCCTTGCGTCCACAGCGCGTTGAGGCCGCGCTCCAGCTTGAGCGGCGTGGCCGGCCCGAGATTGCGGTCCCAGATCTCGCCGTAGTTGCCGACGGCGCGGATGACGTCGCGCAGCCAGGTTTCGCGCAGGCCGAAGCTCTTGCCCACGCCGGGGTCCAGGCCCAGCAGGCGCCGCACCTGCGCATCCTGGCTCTTGTCCTGCTGGTCGACGTTGCGCGAGGTCACGCCCAGTTCTTCCGCCGCCACCAGGCCATTCACGGTCCAGCGCACGATGGCGATCCATTGCGGGTCGTCCTGGCGCACGAAAGGTCCCAGCGGCGACTTGTTGATGCGTTCCGGCAGGATGACGAAATCGTCGGGCTTGCCGGCGCGCGCCGCGCGGCTGGCCGCCAGGGTGGAGACGTCGGACAGGTACACGTCGCAGCGGCCGGCGTAGAAAGCCTGCTCCAGTTCGACCAGGTTCTCGATGACCACGGGCCGATAGGCCAGCTTGTTCTTCCTGAAGTAGTCGACCAGGTTCTGTTCGTTGACCGTGCCCGGCTGCACGCACACCTGGGCGCCGTCCAGTTCCCTGGCGCTCTTCACGTTCAACCTGCGCGGCACGAGGAAACCCTGGCCGTCGTAGAAGACGATGCCGGCCGAGACGATGCCCAGCCCCGCGTCGCGGCCCGACGTGATGGTGGTATTGCGGTTGAGGACGTCGATCTCGCCCGATTGCAGCGCCGGAAAGCGCTGCTGCGAACTGAGCGGCACATAACGCACTTTCCCGGCGTCGCCGAGCACCGCCGCCGCGAGAGCGCGGCACAGGTCCGCGTCCAGGCCGGTCCACCGGCCCTGGCTGTCGGCGATGGACAGCCCCGCCGAGCCCTGGCTGACGCCGCACACCAGCTCGCCGCGCTTGGTAATGCGCTCGACCGTGGTCTCGGCCGAAGCGGCCTGCGCGACGGCCAGTTGCGCGGCCAGCGCCAGGGCGCCGGCCGCCAGAAATCGGAGCATCGGCTTGCGCCGCACGTTTGACAACGCCATTTCTCGTCCTTGGTTTCGATTGCCGCGAGGGGCGAATTCTTGGCCATGCGGCGGCCGGCAACAACGACGGTGTTTGTATTTGCAAATGAACAAACAACATTTATGGCGCGACAGCCGCCGCGCCTAGAATCGATGCGCGTACGCCGATGGCGGACGGCGGCGTGGCGCGCGGGCGCCATGCCTTCATGCGGCGTCGACGCCGGGCACAAAGAGAAGAGAGGCGGCGATGAGTTGGCAGCAGGCGTTTCGCGAACACTTTCCCGTCCTGCGGGAAAAGACCTATGCCAATATCGCCTATACCAGTCCGGTGGCGCCGGTGGTGACGCGGGCCGTGGCGGATTTCCTGGACGGCATTACGCATGCGCGCAGCGATAAGCCGCAATGGCTGGCCGATGCCGATGCGTTGCGCGCGCGGCTGGCCCGCCTGATCGGCGGCGAGGGGCGCCGTCTGGCGTTTACCAAGAACACCACCGAGGGCATCAACATCGTCGCCCAGGGCTTGGACTGGGAGGCCGGCGACAACGTGGTGGTGGACGACCAGGAGCATCCGACCAATGCCTTGCCGTGGCTGAACCTGCGCCGCAAGGGCGTGGAGCTGCGGGTGGCGCGGGCGCGCGACCATTATTTCGACGTGGACGACCTTTGGGCCCGCGTCGATGCGCGCACCCGCCTGGTCGCCGTGTCCTGGGTGCAGTACAGCACCGGCCTGCGCGTGGATATCGCCGAACTCGGCCGCCGCTGCGCGGCGCGAGGCATCTGGCTGGTGGTGGACGGCATCCAGGCCGCGGGCCTGCTGCGCGCGCAGGCCGACGCCTGGCATGTGGACGCTTTCGCGGCCGGCGCACACAAGGGCTTGCTGGGTCCGCTGGGCGTGGGGCTGCTGCATGTCTCCCCGCGCCTGCTGGATGCGCTGGCGCCGGCGCATGTCGGCCCCAACGGCGTCACCACCCTGGACAAGGCCGGCGCGCGGTGGGAGATCGCCGTGGCCGACGCGGGCGATGCCCGGCGCCTGGAAACCGGCAACCTGAACTTCCCGGCCATCGCCGGCTGGCGCGCGGCGGTGGACCTGATCGAGGCGGGCGATCCGGCGCGCATCGAACCCCATGTCCTGTCGCTGGCGGCGCAATTGGGCCATGGCCTGCGCGAGCTGGGGCTGGACGTGGTGTCGCCGCCTGCCGGTCCCGCTGCCAGCACCACGCAGGCGCTGCGCCTGCCGGATCCGCAAGCGGCGCTGGCGCGCCTGGCCCGGGCTGGTATCGTGGCGACGATCGTGGAGTATGGTTACCTGCGCCTGTCGGTGGGCGCCTACAACGACACGCGCGATATCGAGAATATCCTGCGCGCGGCGGCTTCCCTGCGCTGAAGCGGGCGCGGCGCCGATTCGCATTTTCATTTTTTTGGAGACGACCCGATGGCAGACCCCAAGACATCCACCCCGGACACGGCCGCTCCGGCCGCCCCCGACTGGAAATTCGAGACCCTGGCCGTGCACGGCGGCTATCGCCCCGATCCCACCACGCGCGCCGTGGCCGTGCCCATCTACCAGACGGTGGCCTTCGCCTTCGACGACACGCAGCACGGGGCGGACCTGTTCGACCTCAAGGTGCCGGGCAATATCTACACGCGCATCATGAATCCCACCCAGGACGTCCTGGAACAGCGCGTGGCCGCGCTGGAAGGCGGCATCGCCGCGTTGGCGCTGGCGTCCGGCCAGGCGGCCGTGACGTACGCCATCCTGACCCTGGCCGAGGCGGGCGACAACATCGTGTCGGCCAGCACGCTCTACGGCGGCACGTACAACCTGTTCGCGCACACGCTGCCGCAATACGGCATCCAGACCCGCTTCGCGGACCCGCGCGACGTCGCCTCCTTCGAACCGTTGATCGACGAACGCACCAAGGCGGTGTTCATCGAGTCGGTCGGCAATCCGCTGGGCAACGTCACGGACATCGGCGCGCTGGCGGCATTGGCGCATCGCCACGGCGTGCCCCTGATCGTGGACAACACGGTGGCGTCGCCCTATCTGCTGCGCCCCATCGAGCATGGCGCCGACATCGTGGTGCAGTCGCTGACCAAGTACCTGGGCGGCCATGGCACCAGCCTGGGAGGCGCCATCGTCGACAGCGGCAAGTTCCCGTGGGACCGGCACAAGGCCCGCTTCAAGCGCCTGAACGAGCCGGACGTCAGCTACCACGGCGTGGTGTACACCGAAGCCTTCGGCCCGGCCGCCTACATCGGCCGGGCGCGCGTGGTGCCGCTGCGCAATACCGGCGCGGCGATCTCGCCCTTCAATGCGTTCCAGATCCTGCAAGGCATCGAGACGCTGGCATTGCGGGTGGACCGCATCGTCGACAATGCCCAGAAGGCGGCGTCCTTCCTGCGCGGCCATCCCAAGGTCGAGTGGGTGAACTATGCCGGCTTCGAGGATCATCCGCAGCACGCGCTGGTGCAGAAGTACCTGGGCGGCCGCGCGCCGGGCCTGTTCACGTTCGGCATCAAGGGCGGCCGCGCCGCCGGCGCGGCGTTCCAGGATGCGCTGCGGCTGTTTACGCGCCTGGTGAACATCGGCGACGCCAAGTCGCTGGCCACGCATCCGGCCTCGACCACGCACCGCCAGCTCGATCCGGCCGAATTGGAAAAGGCCGGCGTGCGCGAGGAAACCGTGCGGCTGTCCATCGGCATCGAGCACATCGACGACCTGCTGGCCGACCTGGACCAGGCGCTGGCCAAGGTCTGACGCCGGGACCCAGGGATCAATGAGCCCGGGAAACAAGGAGCCCGGGAAACAAGCGGCCTGCGTCCGCCTCAATCGCGGCGCGCCGGCCGCGGCAATCCCAGGTGCTCGCGCAGCGTGCCGCCGCGATATTCCGTGCGGAATATCCCGCGCCGCTGCAGTATGGGCACCACGCCGTCGACGAAGGCGCGCAGGCCTTCCGGCAGCACGTCGGGCATCAGGTTGAAGCCGTCCGCGGCGCCTTCGCGGAACCAGTGCTCGATGTCGTCGGCGATCTGTTCGGGCGTGCCGACGATGACGCGGTGTCCGCCGCCGCCGGCTAGTTCGCGCACCAACTGGCGCGCCGTAAGGCCGGTGCGCCGGCCGGCGGCCAGCGTGGCGTGGAAGAAGGTATGGTTGCCGCGCCCGCCGTTGGGCAGCGGCAGGTCTTGCGGCAGGGGTTTGTCCGGATCGATGCGGTCCGGCGCGATGCCCAGCGTGCCCGCCAGCCGGTTCAGGCTGTATTCCCACGGGATCAGGTCGACCAGTTCGTCGCGCCGCCGCAGCGCCGCGGCCTCGGTATCGCCGATGATGGTGGTCAGGCCCGGCAGGACCTTGATGGCCCGCGGGCCGCGCCCATGGCGTTCGGCGCGTTCGTGCAGGTCGCGCCGGTAGGCGCGCGCTTCGTCCAGGGAAATGGACGCCGAGAATACGGCTTCGGCATGCCGGGCCGCCAGCTCGCGGCCGTCGCCGGAGGCGCCCGCCTGCACCAGCACGGGATGGCCCTGCGGAGGACGCGGCAGGTTCAGCGGGCCCTGGACCTTGAAGTATTCCCCTTCGTGCGCGATGGGGCGGATGCGGCGCGGATCGGTGAAACGGCCGGCGGCCTTGTCGCCCAGGAAGGCGTCGTCGGCCCAACTGTCCCACAAGTCCTTCACCACCCGGGTGAATTCGTCGCCGCGCGCGTAGCGGGCGCCGTGCTCCGGCACGTCGTCGCGGTTGAAGTTGCGGGCGGAGGGAAGGTCGGCCGTGGTGACGATATTCCAGCCGGCGCGGCCGCGGCTGACGTGGTCCAGCGTGGCGAAGCGGCGCGCGATGTTGTAGGGCTCGTTGTAGCTGGTCGAGGCGGTGCCGATCAGGCCGATGCGCGAGGTGCTGGCGGCCAGCACGGCCAGCAGCACGGTGGGTTCCAGGGCCGTGATCGAACGGTACTGGATCTGGTCGGCGATGGCGGCGTTGTCGGCGAGGAACACCGCGTCCAGCTTGGCGGCCTCGGCCATGCGGGCGATGGCCACGTAATGGCCGATGTCGGCGAAGGCATAAGGGTCGGCTTGCGGCACGCGCCAGGCCGAAGGCAGGAAGCCGGAATGCAGGACGTTGACGTTCAGGTGCAGCTCGCGCGGCGCGTCGGATGTGATCATTGGTGTGCCCTCCTGTCGCTGCGCGACCGCCTCCCCGGGGGAGGATGCGCGCTTGGGGCGGCCCGGCGCGCTCATTGGAAAGTCCCCGGCGCGGGATGGCCCAGGCCCAGCAGCCAGCGGCCGACGTTGCGCGTCTTGTATTCGGCGGGATTGTGCAGGGTGTGGATGCGCACGTTGCGCCAGTAGCGGTCGAAGCCGAGCGTGCGCGTGGCCGAGCGCGCGCCCATGACCTCGAACATTTCGCGGGTCACGCGCAGGGCGACGTCGCCGGCGAGCACGTTGGCGGCGGCCACCGCAAGCGCCGCTTCGCCGCGTTCGTCCGCGGACAGCGCTTCGCCGCGCGCCCAGGCGCGGTCCAGGGCCGCGGCGGCGCGATCGGCCAGCAGGGTGGCCGCGCGGGTCTGGGTCCACAGTTCGCCGTACTGGCGCTGTATCCAGGGATCGTCCGCGTGTTTCTGCAAGCCCGAATGGATCCAGGGACGGGAATGCGTCAACGTATAGTCGCGCGCGGCCAGCAGGGCGCCCTGCGCGCTGCCGACGAAGACGTTCAGCAGCACGCTCTGCTGGACCAGCGGTCCGAGGGTGCGGTAGGGGGCGGCGCCGCTGGCGGTGGGCTGGAAAGGCACCGGTCCGCCGAGGATTTCGTCCGCATGCACGCGCACGCCGTGGTAGCTGACGCGCCCGCTGCCCGTCTGGGTCTGGCCCAGTCCGTCCCAGTCATGCTCGATGACGACGCCTGCCCGGTCGGCCGGGATGGCGGCAAAGCGGCGTTCCGTGCCTTCCGGGTTCTCCCAGGCGATGGACAGGCGGTCGGCGATGTGGGCGCCGGAGGTGAAGGGCCGGAAGCCGTCGAGGATGTAGCCGTCGCCGTCCGGGCGGCCGAACAGGCTCCTGGAAAAGCTGTTGGCCGTATTGCCCCAGAACCAGTTGTTGCGCGCCGATTCGCGCCAGTAGTGCCGCGCCCGTTCGGGATCGCCGCGCAGGCCCAGGCCCAGCAGCGCGCTGAAATGATAGCCATAGAGATGGCCCATGGCGCCGTCCGCCTTGGCGAATTCGCGTCCGATGCGCAAGGCGGCCGACCAGGGCTGGCCGTCCCCGCCCAGGTCCGTGGGAAGCAGGAGTTTCAGCAGGCCGCTTTCCTTGAGCAGCGCAAGCTGCGCGAGGGGCCGTCCGCCCGCCTTGTCGTTGGCCGCCGCGTCCACGGCGTATCGTTCGCGCAGGCGCGCGGCCTTGGCGTACCAGGGATTGGAGGTGTCCAGATCGAAAGCCATGGGATTCCCGGTCAACATTTCCGGTCAACGGTAGGCGCCCAGCGGCGCATAGGGATGGCGCAGCAGCCAGGCGCCGATGGTCCGCTTCTTGTACTCGGCGGGGTTGTGCAGCGTATGCGTGCGCACGTTGCGCCAGAACCTGTCGTAGCCGCGCGCGCGGGTGGCGGAGCGCGCGCCCATCAGTTCGAAGATCTTCTCGGTCACGTCCAGCGCCGTCTCGCCGGCATAGACGTTGGCCGCGGCCAGGTCGATGGACAGGCGGCCGCGCGTTTTCGCGTCCAGCGAGTGGCCCAGGGCATAGGCGCGGTCCAGCCGCGCCGCGCCGTCGTCGGCCAGCTCGACGGCGGCCAGCGTGCGGATGGCCAGGTCGCCGTAGGCGCGTTGTATCCAGGGATCGTCGATGTGCCGCTGTACCCCTGAATGGATCCACGGGCGGGAGTGCGCGACGGTGTATGCGCGCGCTTCGTCCAGCGCGCCCTGGGCGCTGCCGATGAAGACGTTGGCGAGCACGGATTGCTGCAACAGCGAGACCAGGGATTCAAAGGGAGACAGGGGCGTACTCGCGTCGCCGAGAACCTCGTCGTCGCGGACCCGCACGCCATGGAAGCTGACCGTGCCGCTGCCGGTCTGGGTCTGTCCGATGCCGTCCCAGTCGTCCTCGACGACGACGCCGGCGCGGTCGGCCGGGATCAAGGCCGACCGGCGCGCGCCCGCCGCGTCTTCCCAGGCGATGTGGATCACGTCGGCGACGTGGCTGCCCGAGGAGAAGGGCCGGAAGCCGTCGACGATCCATCCCCCCGCGATCCGTTCGGCGGCGCTGGTCCTGGACATTGCGTTGCCGGCATTGCTCCACAGCCACTGTTCGCGCGCGGCCTGGCTGAACCAGCGTTGCCGTTGCTCGTCCGATCCCTTGGCGAGCACGGCGTGCATGGGCAGGTGCTGGTAGCCATAGAGATGGGCCAGCGATCCGTCGCTGCGCGCGAGCTCGCGCACCACGCGCAGGATGGACTGCCAGGATGCGCCGTCGCCGCCATGGCCGGGCGGGATGGCCGCCGCGTTCAGTTTCTGCCGCTTGAGCAGCGCGACCTGCGCGACGGGCCGTCCGCCCGCCTTGTCGCGCTGCACGGCGTCGGCCTGCAACAAGGGTCGCAGCGCGACGGCGCGCGCGAGCAGCGGGTCGTCCCCGGGGGGCGGGAAGGGGTCGAAATAGGGAGCGGGCGTGGATGTGGGCGTGGATGGGTTCAGCGGCATCTTCGGATTCCTCGTCCGTGCGTCAAGCCGCCGCGGCCAGCGCCGGTTGCAGGGAAAGGGCCAGCGCCTGCGCGGTGGCGGTGGCGCCGGCCACCTGTTCGCCGATGGCGTTGGACTCCCAGTTCACGCCGCGCAGGGGATGGCCGACGGCATAGAGTCCGGCGACGTCCAGGGTCCGGGAAAGCACGGCGCCGGTCTGGGGCACCGCTTCGATGCCGAAGCCGGTGGCGTGCGGCGTGACGTAGGCGCGCGCCACCAACTGGCGCAGCAGCGGATCGTCGATCCGCGTCCAGTCGAAATCGAACCCGCGGGAATTGAACACGCGGTCGACTTCGAACGTGCG
This genomic interval from Bordetella genomosp. 10 contains the following:
- a CDS encoding acyl-CoA dehydrogenase family protein is translated as MPLNPSTPTSTPAPYFDPFPPPGDDPLLARAVALRPLLQADAVQRDKAGGRPVAQVALLKRQKLNAAAIPPGHGGDGASWQSILRVVRELARSDGSLAHLYGYQHLPMHAVLAKGSDEQRQRWFSQAAREQWLWSNAGNAMSRTSAAERIAGGWIVDGFRPFSSGSHVADVIHIAWEDAAGARRSALIPADRAGVVVEDDWDGIGQTQTGSGTVSFHGVRVRDDEVLGDASTPLSPFESLVSLLQQSVLANVFIGSAQGALDEARAYTVAHSRPWIHSGVQRHIDDPWIQRAYGDLAIRTLAAVELADDGAARLDRAYALGHSLDAKTRGRLSIDLAAANVYAGETALDVTEKIFELMGARSATRARGYDRFWRNVRTHTLHNPAEYKKRTIGAWLLRHPYAPLGAYR
- a CDS encoding acyl-CoA dehydrogenase family protein, with the translated sequence MAFDLDTSNPWYAKAARLRERYAVDAAANDKAGGRPLAQLALLKESGLLKLLLPTDLGGDGQPWSAALRIGREFAKADGAMGHLYGYHFSALLGLGLRGDPERARHYWRESARNNWFWGNTANSFSRSLFGRPDGDGYILDGFRPFTSGAHIADRLSIAWENPEGTERRFAAIPADRAGVVIEHDWDGLGQTQTGSGRVSYHGVRVHADEILGGPVPFQPTASGAAPYRTLGPLVQQSVLLNVFVGSAQGALLAARDYTLTHSRPWIHSGLQKHADDPWIQRQYGELWTQTRAATLLADRAAAALDRAWARGEALSADERGEAALAVAAANVLAGDVALRVTREMFEVMGARSATRTLGFDRYWRNVRIHTLHNPAEYKTRNVGRWLLGLGHPAPGTFQ